The following proteins come from a genomic window of Crassostrea angulata isolate pt1a10 chromosome 1, ASM2561291v2, whole genome shotgun sequence:
- the LOC128156717 gene encoding uncharacterized protein LOC128156717, translated as MFRGGSKQEVGCFRLKMGGFLHLWTRCGITLLPVYVYLLVSSRIYCKGDGCLSFPIPMNIYFNESSASGSVIFVSSETNSQTKEWFVTSIEPRVALTFVKQTYQVVLLSEVDLDVPNLSGTCFPPQLQFMQRVTCFRHFLDPIIHWVTFHVRQVNDNPPEAEKLPDIQISEGNVSVPLFLHRLYDYFKDRDCPKERLFLGISKYSSVEKDASEYFTVNSTTGYLYQTKQFDYEESTIQCGIGKEGGFLNITAEDGLHKTSKSLSVAFINIDDAPPVFVKSDCSNVCLKCPLYSLSAFVHMTHQGLIPTNPPAIKAIYLGSNIVYDMDVYPTKYSDNIQFENGTFVLPQSFANFSGYVEESDFTVTVIMQATGSNGQTSDKFPFLIHVITRPISSTSQQTTDQTSSDPTKDKRVIIQSTNDVIIIVLVVVVVLLLTIIIVNVVYRYRFHKTKSVSIEPLYSELQRNSIENEHIYTIA; from the exons ATGTTTCGTGGTGGTAGCAAGCAGGAAGTTGGCTGTTTTAGGTTGAAAATGGGTGGCTTTTTGCATCTTTGGACTAGGTGTGGAATAACATTGCTTCCTGTGTATGTTTATCTACTGGTCAGTTCTAGAATATATTGTAAAG gtGATGGGTGTCTATCATTTCCAATTCCGATGAATATTTACTTTAACGAATCATCAGCCTCAG GGTCCGTAATTTTTGTATCGAGTGAGACCAACTCACAGACAAAAGAGTGGTTTGTGACAAGCATTGAACCGCGAGTTGCTCTGACGTTTGTGAAACAGACTTATCAAGTGGTACTGTTGTCAGAAGTAGATTTGGACGTGCCAAAC cTGAGCGGCACCTGCTTTCCACCACAGCTACAATTCATGCAGAGAGTAACTTGTTTTCGACATTTTCTAGATCCG ATTATCCATTGGGTAACATTTCATGTGCGACAAGTCAACGACAACCCACCTGAAGCCGAAAAACTCCCTGACATCCAGATATCTGAG GGAAATGTGTCTGTGCCATTGTTTCTACATCGGCTATATGATTACTTTAAAGACCGGGATTGTCCAAAAGAACGTTTATTCCTCGGCATATCAAAATACTCAAGCGtggag AAAGATGCAAGTGAATATTTCACTGTAAACAGCACAACTGGATATCTCTATCAGACCAAACAATTTGATTACGAAGAATCAACCATACAGTGTGGAATAGGAAAGGAAGGAGGGTTCCTTAACATAACTGCTGAG gATGGTCTACACAAAACATCCAAATCTCTGAGTGTGGCCTTTATCAACATTGATGATGCTCCTCCAGTGTTTGTTAAGAGTGATTGTTCCAATGTGTGCTTAAAATGTCCACTGTATTCTCTCAGTGCTTTTGTTCACATGACTCATCAG GGTCTTATACCTACAAACCCACCCGCCATTAAAGCAATATATCTTGGGTCAAATATTGTCTATGATATGGATG TCTATCCTACGAAGTACAGCGACAACATTCAGTTTGAGAATGGAACCTTCGTTCTACCACAGTCATTTGCAAATTTCTCGGGATATGTGGAGGAATCGGACTTTACTGTGACAGTGATAATGCAG gcaACGGGAAGTAATGGACAGACTTCGGATAAATTTCCTTTCTTGATTCATGTGATTACTCGTCCGATTTCTTCAACAAGTCAGCAGACTACTGACCAAACATCATCGGATCCAACAAAAGACAAAAGGGTCATAATTCAGTCAACAAATGACGTCATTATCATTGTACTGGTCGTGGTTGTCGTCCTTCTTCTAACAATTATCATAGTTAACGTTGTTTACAGATATAGATTTCACAAAACGAAATCAGTATCTATTGAACCGCTTTATTCAGAACTGCAAAGAAACAGCATAGAAAAcgaacatatatatacaattgcatAA